In Verrucomicrobiia bacterium, a single window of DNA contains:
- the mnmE gene encoding tRNA uridine-5-carboxymethylaminomethyl(34) synthesis GTPase MnmE: MIFEDTIAAISTPLGEGGLAVLRLSGPQALVIADKCFQPVGRSALRPTEAPTHTLHYGYLQRDGRVVDEVLLAVMRAPRTYTCEDVVEISCHGGLLTARLALETLLAAGARLAHPGEFTRRAFLNGRLDLTQAEAVADVIHARTELALAAAQEQLSGKLSQRIRQLRQDLLHVLAHIEAHLDFPEEDIAPDSREQLSARLAAARRFMEELLRTAREGRLLRQGVRAAIVGRPNVGKSSLLNLLLGHDRAIVSPVAGTTRDTIEETANIRGLPVVFVDTAGLRDTTDVIEAEGVRRSQEALRRAELVLQVLDVSEPLTSLDQRYLQELSGRPRILVCNKADLRAQWTLPPDFPAPVVTVSCVTGAGVENLKDAIKNLVWQGEVRAEMLEVMINARHQDALRRALEAAARAHQALLADATLECVALDLRIAVNTVGEITGQTATEDLLDTIFSQFCIGK, translated from the coding sequence ATGATTTTCGAGGATACCATCGCCGCAATCTCCACCCCCCTGGGGGAAGGGGGGCTGGCGGTATTGCGATTGTCCGGTCCCCAGGCGCTGGTAATCGCGGACAAATGTTTCCAGCCGGTGGGCCGCTCCGCCCTGCGGCCCACGGAGGCACCGACACACACCCTGCACTATGGCTATTTGCAGCGTGATGGCCGGGTGGTGGACGAAGTGTTGCTGGCGGTGATGCGCGCCCCGCGCACTTATACTTGTGAAGATGTCGTGGAAATTTCCTGCCACGGCGGCCTTCTGACCGCCCGCCTGGCGCTGGAAACCTTGCTGGCGGCCGGCGCGCGGCTGGCGCACCCGGGGGAGTTCACCCGCCGGGCCTTCCTCAATGGCCGGCTGGATTTGACTCAGGCCGAGGCCGTGGCGGATGTGATTCACGCCCGGACGGAGCTGGCGCTCGCCGCCGCGCAGGAGCAGCTTTCCGGCAAATTGTCGCAGCGCATCCGCCAACTGCGGCAGGATTTGCTGCACGTGCTGGCGCATATTGAGGCCCATCTGGATTTTCCGGAGGAGGACATTGCCCCCGACAGCCGTGAGCAGTTGAGCGCCCGCCTGGCCGCCGCCCGGCGTTTTATGGAGGAATTGCTGCGCACCGCCCGGGAAGGCCGCCTGCTGCGGCAGGGGGTGCGCGCCGCCATCGTGGGCCGCCCCAACGTGGGCAAGTCCTCCCTGCTCAACCTGCTGTTGGGGCATGACCGCGCCATTGTTTCGCCCGTGGCCGGCACCACCCGCGACACCATCGAAGAAACAGCCAACATCCGCGGGTTGCCGGTGGTCTTTGTGGACACCGCGGGTTTGCGGGACACCACGGATGTGATTGAAGCCGAGGGCGTGCGCCGCAGTCAGGAGGCCCTGCGCCGGGCCGAGCTGGTGTTGCAGGTCCTGGACGTTTCCGAGCCATTGACTTCCCTTGACCAACGCTATTTGCAGGAGTTGAGCGGCCGCCCGCGCATCCTCGTCTGCAACAAGGCCGATTTGCGTGCGCAATGGACGCTGCCGCCGGATTTTCCCGCCCCCGTGGTGACGGTGAGCTGTGTTACGGGCGCGGGCGTGGAAAACTTGAAAGACGCCATCAAAAACCTTGTCTGGCAGGGGGAGGTGCGGGCGGAGATGCTGGAGGTGATGATCAATGCGCGGCATCAGGACGCCCTGCGGCGGGCCCTGGAGGCCGCCGCCCGGGCGCATCAAGCCCTGCTGGCCGACGCCACGCTGGAATGCGTGGCGCTGGATTTGCGCATCGCCGTCAACACGGTGGGCGAAATTACTGGCCAGACCGCCACG
- a CDS encoding sugar phosphate isomerase/epimerase: protein MRIVPRRMFLQWTGGAALLAGLTPLTAMEPLKRPGRPRLVPSLAAYSFRNFFLKPGQPRSLDMFSFVDYCADQGLPAAEVTSYYFPKPLTREYLLRLRRHAFLRGVSLSGTAVGNNFARPKGEALQKEIASVKEWIDYAALMGAPHIRIFAGPAPKEIPLAEATRNCIEAIEECCAYAGDKGVILGLENHGGIVTTAEQLLGIVKAVNSPWFGVNLDTGNFTSEDPYAELAACAPYAVNVQVKVEVRRKGAAKPEPADLPRLVRILREANYQGYVALEYEAAEDPWEAVPRWLKALQEALAS, encoded by the coding sequence ATGAGAATTGTTCCACGACGCATGTTTCTCCAATGGACGGGCGGTGCGGCACTCCTGGCCGGTCTGACGCCGTTGACCGCCATGGAGCCATTGAAACGCCCGGGGCGCCCCCGCCTGGTGCCCAGCCTGGCCGCCTATTCTTTCCGCAACTTTTTCCTCAAACCCGGCCAGCCCCGTAGTTTGGACATGTTTTCCTTTGTGGACTATTGCGCGGACCAGGGGCTGCCCGCCGCCGAGGTCACGAGTTATTATTTTCCCAAGCCGCTCACCCGCGAGTACCTGCTGCGGCTGCGGCGCCACGCCTTTCTGCGCGGGGTGTCCTTGAGTGGCACGGCGGTGGGCAACAACTTTGCCCGGCCCAAGGGCGAGGCCCTGCAGAAGGAGATCGCCAGCGTCAAAGAATGGATTGATTACGCCGCCCTGATGGGGGCGCCCCACATCCGCATCTTTGCCGGGCCGGCGCCCAAGGAAATCCCGCTGGCGGAAGCCACCCGCAACTGCATTGAGGCCATTGAGGAATGTTGCGCCTACGCCGGGGACAAGGGCGTCATACTGGGGCTGGAAAACCACGGCGGCATTGTCACCACGGCGGAGCAACTGCTGGGCATCGTCAAGGCGGTCAACAGCCCGTGGTTTGGCGTGAATCTCGACACGGGCAACTTTACCAGTGAAGATCCGTATGCCGAGCTGGCCGCCTGCGCCCCCTACGCCGTGAACGTCCAGGTCAAGGTGGAGGTGCGCCGCAAAGGCGCCGCCAAGCCGGAACCGGCCGACTTGCCGCGCCTGGTGCGCATCCTGCGGGAGGCCAATTATCAGGGGTACGTGGCCTTGGAATACGAAGCAGCCGAAGACCCCTGGGAAGCCGTGCCGCGCTGGCTCAAGGCGTTGCAGGAGGCTCTGGCCTCATGA
- a CDS encoding MBL fold metallo-hydrolase: MKAWKPIFSGSWRHCVSAFVAAATLIMAVRAAAALPPPDVLPAEGGEIMVQPLQHATLGLRWKEHTVLVDPVGGAALFTNLPRPTLVLLTDIHGDHYQLSTLQALLTEKTLLVAPPAVTAQLPEALRSRTTTLTNGQSAVVGGVAVEAIAAYNLAEERQKFHPKGRGNGYVITLGGKRVYVSGDTEDIPEMRALQKIDVAFLCMNLPYTMTVEQAAEAVKAFRPRIVYPYHSRGSDLNRFKELLAGEKDVEVRLRNWYATAGR; the protein is encoded by the coding sequence ATGAAAGCGTGGAAACCAATTTTCTCCGGGAGCTGGCGGCATTGCGTCAGCGCCTTTGTTGCCGCTGCAACCCTTATCATGGCGGTGCGCGCCGCCGCCGCACTGCCGCCGCCGGATGTCCTGCCGGCTGAAGGCGGTGAAATCATGGTGCAGCCCCTGCAGCATGCCACGCTGGGGTTGCGTTGGAAGGAGCACACTGTTTTGGTGGACCCGGTGGGCGGGGCGGCCTTGTTCACCAACCTGCCCAGGCCGACGCTGGTTCTGCTGACGGATATACACGGCGATCATTACCAGCTCTCCACTTTGCAGGCCCTCCTCACCGAAAAAACCCTGCTTGTGGCACCGCCCGCGGTCACGGCCCAGTTGCCGGAAGCCTTGCGCAGCCGCACAACAACTTTGACCAATGGGCAATCGGCCGTGGTGGGGGGCGTTGCCGTGGAAGCCATTGCCGCCTACAACCTGGCGGAAGAACGCCAGAAATTTCATCCCAAAGGCCGGGGCAATGGTTATGTCATCACGCTGGGCGGCAAGCGCGTGTACGTGAGCGGCGACACCGAGGACATCCCGGAGATGCGCGCTTTGCAGAAGATTGACGTGGCCTTCTTGTGCATGAATCTGCCCTACACCATGACGGTGGAGCAGGCGGCGGAGGCCGTCAAAGCCTTCCGGCCGCGCATCGTTTATCCCTACCATTCCCGCGGCTCTGATTTGAATCGTTTCAAGGAATTGCTGGCCGGCGAAAAGGACGTGGAAGTGCGGCTGCGCAATTGGTACGCCACCGCCGGACGTTGA